AAGCCGTGTTTGAGGGGCGTTTTCTTTTTGGAGGCGGCTCCTGACCCACAGGACCCCCGCCCCCGAGGGGAAATGGCCGCAGGGGAGCGAAGTGACGGGAGGCCCGCCGTGACGAAAGCACCTGCGACCCGCTCTGCCCCGAGCCGCCCGGTGAAAGCCGGAACGGACCTGCTCGCCCTGCGCGCCCAGCTCGCCCGCGCCGAGAAGGAGGCCCGCCGCGCGCCCACCCCGCCGCCCGCGCGGCCCGAACACCTGCGCGCCAAGCCCGTCAAGCCCCAGCGTGAGGCCGACCTCGCGGGCGTGGACACGACCGACCACACGCTGACCCGCGCCCACGCCCGGCTGCGTGACGCCGTGTACGACGGGCGCTATCACCTCTGCCCCCACGCCATCGGCCACGCCCGCGCCGAGGGCTTCCTGGAGCACGACATCATCCAGGTCCTCGTCGCCGGGCGAGTGCGCGCCGTGTACCCGGAGGACCGCCGCTGGCTGGTGTGCGGCTTCTTCGAGTCGTGCGGGGTGGCGCTGCCCCTTCACGTCGTCGTGGAGCACGCGCCGGACGGCCACCTCGACGTGGTGACGGCCTTCGTGCCGAGGCACCCACACCACATCATCTCCCGCGCCCGCCTCGCCGTGATGCTGCGCTACGACGACGAGAAGATCAGGATGAGGACGGCCCCGGTGGGGAACAAGCCGGGGAACCGGAGCAAGGGGAAGTGGAAGAAGTCAGGGTGAGTCAGTACCTCTCCCAGAACTTCTCTCCGTTCGCCTGAGCAAATTTTCTTAGGAAGTCGGCTAGATCGTCACCAACCAGAGACCACTCAGAACGCGAGTCGAGCGGTGAAGCAACGTAAACTCTGCCAAAATCAGGTCTAGCCGCCTCTCCAACGATAAAGAGAACATCCTGATCACCCAGGAACTCACCGAGAACCAGATCACTGGCACGGTAGTTTTCTGGGTAATTTTTGTAGGCTTCTTCTGAACGAGTCTTAACTTTCTCAGGCGCAAAAAGAATCAAGCCCCATTGACCATAAGTAACGTCTTCATACAGACGACCGCCAGCCGTTCTCTTCCAGAACTCTAGAACAGACTTAGGCGGAAGATTATCGCCGAAAACCTCTTCAACGATGGATGACTCGGCGGGCGCATAGAAGGTGTGAATCAACGGTCCCAGAGGTGATTGCCTTGCCATCCATGCCCTTCTGTAAGGAGACAGAGCTTCTTCTATCTCATTCATGAGGCCAACGTAGCAGCAATTGTTTTCCTCTCCAGCATATTTGACTCTCTCCCCCTGCTACCCTG
Above is a genomic segment from Deinococcus sp. YIM 134068 containing:
- a CDS encoding DUF4258 domain-containing protein; this encodes MTKAPATRSAPSRPVKAGTDLLALRAQLARAEKEARRAPTPPPARPEHLRAKPVKPQREADLAGVDTTDHTLTRAHARLRDAVYDGRYHLCPHAIGHARAEGFLEHDIIQVLVAGRVRAVYPEDRRWLVCGFFESCGVALPLHVVVEHAPDGHLDVVTAFVPRHPHHIISRARLAVMLRYDDEKIRMRTAPVGNKPGNRSKGKWKKSG
- a CDS encoding SMI1/KNR4 family protein; amino-acid sequence: MNEIEEALSPYRRAWMARQSPLGPLIHTFYAPAESSIVEEVFGDNLPPKSVLEFWKRTAGGRLYEDVTYGQWGLILFAPEKVKTRSEEAYKNYPENYRASDLVLGEFLGDQDVLFIVGEAARPDFGRVYVASPLDSRSEWSLVGDDLADFLRKFAQANGEKFWERY